One Paenibacillus sp. SYP-B4298 genomic window, TCGTCCCCAGGGACAATCATGAAGCCCAGCTCCATATTCGGGTTGCGCTCCATCAGGCTCGGAACATCCCATGTTCCCGCGGCAATCATGGCCGCCTTGCCCTTCCCGATTAAGTCCTTGGATTGCTCATGCTTCAAGCTGAGCCACTGCTCAGGGATATATCCTCTCGTCACCAGTTGCTTCGTCTTGACCATTGCGTCGACGAAGATCGGATCCGATGCCTTCACCTCGCCGCTCTCCAGCTTGGCCGTCCAGGCCGCATCAGCGCCGTTACTGGACAGGATGGAGCCGAAGATGAATTGCGGCACCCACCACTCGGAATCGAGCGCGACGGGAATAATGCCCTGATCACGCAAGGTTTCGCATAGCTCCATGAACGCCTCCCACGTCTGCGGCACCTCCAGGCCAAGTCCCTCGAACAGCGTCTGGTTGTAGATGAGCCCATCGCTATGCATGACCTCTGGAACCCCGTATATTTTGCCGCCTATCGTAACAGGCTCCAGAGAGGAAGGGAGAAAGTCCTTCAGAAACTCCGAGCTTGTCAGATCGAGGTAGATGTGCTCCCCCAGCATCAAAAATTCGTTGAACAGGCTGGGCGACCACGTATCGAACACATCCAGCTTCTCGCCGCCCAGCAATCGAGCCTTGATGCCGGCCGTGTAGTACGTATTCTGAATAAAGTCCGTCTCAATCTTAATATTGGGATACAATGCTTCAAACTCCTCAATCGCCTTGTAATACGTTCGGCCCGCCTGCGCCGTATCCAGCAGATAGCTGGAGTACCGCAGTGTCACCTGCGGCTGCTCCTGCTTGACCTCCACAGCACTCAAGCTGCCGCTCCCCTCCTGATCACCGATGATGCCGCTAGCGGACAGACAGGAAGGGAGAAGACAAATCGCCGCGACCAAGAAGCTTCCCCAGACAGATCGTTTCACACAGATTCCCTCCTAACGGCCTTCGAATCGGGTTAATTGCGGTACTCCTCCGGGCTAACACCGACGACCTTCCTGAACATTCGGCTGAAATACGAGTAATTATGGTAGCCCACCTGTTCTGCTATCTCATACACCTTCAACTGCTTGTTCTCCAGCAGCAGCTTCGCCTTGCTGATTCGAACACCAATCAGATAATTGACAAAGTTCGTTCCGGTCTCTTGCTTGAAGATCCGGCTCAGATACGATGGATTGACATTAATCTGCTTGGCTACGCTCTGCAATGAAATATCAGCGTTATAGTACCGATCCATAATGCGGATCGCCATATTGGCATACGTCTGCTGGTCGCCATTTTTATGCTCGCTTTCAAACAGCCCCATTATGTAACGGTGTACAAGCTGATGAATTTCATCCCAGGTTCCTTCCTCCAGAATCGTCTCGTACAACGACTTGTCATCGGCAAGATAGCGCGAGCGCAGAGTGGTGGTAAAGTAGGAATTGGCGTACTCGATCAAGGATACATAGATGCTGCGAATATCCTCCTCGCTCTCCTGTGCAAGCTCAAGCCGGATGTCTTCTAGGAACGTCTGCAGCCGCTGCACGCTTTTGCCCTCGATGATCAGTTGATACTCCTGCTCCTGCTTGCGGCTGAGCACCAGGCCACGGCTCGCCTGGGCCGGATACCGCTCCATCTCGTCGAAGAACAGCACCCGCCCCGCTCCGGCGTAGAAGCGCTGCTGCAGGGCAAGCGTAGCCTCCTGGTAGGCGAGCTTGATGTAGCGGTATCCGCGCACAATCGTGCTCACCCCAACCGTAAGCTGCACATTCATGAAATCCTTCAGCGAGCGAATGATCTTGCCGCACAGCTTCTCAATATCCGAGCGGGCGTCTGCGCCTTTGCTGCTCGTATTCATCAGCAGCAGATACTCCGATGAGCTCTCCACCACAATCTCACGGCTCCACCTGCCGGGGATGACCTCCTCCAGAATGTTAACAATGGAGAAGCGCAGCAGCTTCTCGTCCTGCTCCACATACTTTTTCTTCAGCTCATCGAATTGCTCAATTTTCAGCTTGAGCATGAACATCTCCTCGGGACGAAGACGAATGTTCAGTGGCCCGGCCTTGGCCGCAATGTCCTGTTCGGATTGCAAGCCGCTGATCGCCTCCTTGAATAACGCTTCCTTCAGGTAGGCCAGACTCTGCCGATAATCCGCATCTGGCAATTGCCCCCCAGACTGCGGCTGGATGCGATCAGAGAGCTGCTGCCGGATTCTTCCCAGCAACTGCACGAGGCTGTCCTGCTTGATCTCGCACTTGATCAGATAATCGGAGGCGCCTAGCTGCATCGCCTCCTTCACATAACGAAACTCATCGAAGTTGCTCAAGATGACATAAGTGCACTTCGGCAATACCTTGCCGGTCTCCCGGATCAGCTCCAGCCCATCCATCACCGGCATCCGAACATCGGTAATAATCAGGTCGGGCGC contains:
- a CDS encoding ABC transporter substrate-binding protein, which produces MKRSVWGSFLVAAICLLPSCLSASGIIGDQEGSGSLSAVEVKQEQPQVTLRYSSYLLDTAQAGRTYYKAIEEFEALYPNIKIETDFIQNTYYTAGIKARLLGGEKLDVFDTWSPSLFNEFLMLGEHIYLDLTSSEFLKDFLPSSLEPVTIGGKIYGVPEVMHSDGLIYNQTLFEGLGLEVPQTWEAFMELCETLRDQGIIPVALDSEWWVPQFIFGSILSSNGADAAWTAKLESGEVKASDPIFVDAMVKTKQLVTRGYIPEQWLSLKHEQSKDLIGKGKAAMIAAGTWDVPSLMERNPNMELGFMIVPGDERAVPNINIGTYRVINATTAHPEEAKQFVAFMNGRVNQEKLALGALAVPSVVNYEAEHPSIEKLAAVVTRQDAVTFWPHSVSTETLQVKILEGVNQYLLGAELEEALAIIQQAIDDARQDVLER
- a CDS encoding helix-turn-helix domain-containing protein produces the protein MLRLIIVDDELLMRIGLRSMIQWEEHGFEIAGEASNGKEALELAEKVAPDLIITDVRMPVMDGLELIRETGKVLPKCTYVILSNFDEFRYVKEAMQLGASDYLIKCEIKQDSLVQLLGRIRQQLSDRIQPQSGGQLPDADYRQSLAYLKEALFKEAISGLQSEQDIAAKAGPLNIRLRPEEMFMLKLKIEQFDELKKKYVEQDEKLLRFSIVNILEEVIPGRWSREIVVESSSEYLLLMNTSSKGADARSDIEKLCGKIIRSLKDFMNVQLTVGVSTIVRGYRYIKLAYQEATLALQQRFYAGAGRVLFFDEMERYPAQASRGLVLSRKQEQEYQLIIEGKSVQRLQTFLEDIRLELAQESEEDIRSIYVSLIEYANSYFTTTLRSRYLADDKSLYETILEEGTWDEIHQLVHRYIMGLFESEHKNGDQQTYANMAIRIMDRYYNADISLQSVAKQINVNPSYLSRIFKQETGTNFVNYLIGVRISKAKLLLENKQLKVYEIAEQVGYHNYSYFSRMFRKVVGVSPEEYRN